In Mixta intestinalis, the following are encoded in one genomic region:
- the celB gene encoding PTS cellobiose transporter subunit IIC, whose amino-acid sequence MNGKRSLIERYVMPAALKVAGQKHVLSVRDGIILNMPFMLIGSFFLIFAYLPIPAWAEMMAGLFGDAWRDKLLYPVKATYDIMAIISSFGIAYRLAEKYRTLDPLTSGALALVAFMMTIPQHTLFAPVEGAAQKIVDGVIPVNLVGSQGLFVAIVISLLSTEIYRFVSARNLVIRMPEGVPPAVAKSFLALIPGFCVLAFVLLLRLAVEASPFGDINTMISTIIGIPMHHVGGTLPGMIFSVILIGVLWTLGLHGDAIVLVFIQPVWLANMTENFTAFQHNQPVPHIITQQFYDLWIAPGGTGALLGLVIFMLIRSRSVQMKQLGKIAAPGALFNISEPLVFGIPLVMNPWFFLPFILTPVVLVLVTWSAMSLGLVAPPAGIALPFTTPIFFSGYLATGGHISGTVMQAINLGISLVIYYPFFRAWDKQKWREEQAAASAAAQKRAAETIMAEGSQA is encoded by the coding sequence ATGAATGGCAAAAGATCGTTGATAGAGCGTTACGTCATGCCTGCCGCACTGAAAGTCGCCGGGCAAAAGCATGTGCTTTCTGTTCGTGACGGCATCATTTTAAACATGCCGTTTATGCTGATTGGCTCCTTCTTTTTAATTTTCGCCTACCTGCCGATTCCCGCCTGGGCCGAGATGATGGCGGGGCTGTTTGGCGATGCCTGGCGCGATAAGCTGTTGTATCCGGTTAAGGCCACTTACGACATTATGGCGATTATCTCCAGCTTCGGCATCGCTTACCGGCTGGCAGAAAAGTACCGCACGCTCGATCCGTTAACCAGCGGCGCGCTGGCGCTGGTGGCGTTTATGATGACGATTCCGCAGCATACCCTGTTTGCGCCGGTGGAAGGCGCGGCGCAAAAAATCGTTGATGGCGTGATCCCGGTAAATCTGGTCGGCAGCCAGGGGCTGTTTGTCGCGATTGTTATCTCGCTGCTGTCAACGGAGATCTACCGTTTTGTCAGCGCCCGCAATCTGGTTATTCGTATGCCGGAAGGCGTGCCGCCCGCGGTGGCAAAATCTTTTTTGGCGCTGATCCCCGGCTTCTGCGTACTGGCGTTTGTACTGTTACTCCGTCTGGCGGTAGAAGCATCGCCTTTTGGCGATATCAACACCATGATCAGCACCATTATCGGAATTCCGATGCATCACGTGGGCGGAACGCTGCCGGGGATGATCTTCTCGGTGATTTTGATCGGCGTGCTCTGGACGCTGGGTTTGCACGGCGATGCTATTGTGCTGGTGTTTATCCAGCCGGTCTGGTTAGCGAACATGACGGAAAACTTTACCGCCTTTCAGCACAATCAGCCGGTGCCTCACATCATCACGCAGCAGTTTTACGATCTGTGGATTGCGCCAGGCGGAACCGGCGCGCTGCTGGGGCTGGTCATCTTTATGTTGATACGTAGCCGCAGCGTGCAGATGAAACAGCTGGGAAAAATCGCCGCACCGGGCGCGCTATTCAATATCAGTGAGCCGCTGGTATTTGGTATCCCGCTGGTGATGAATCCCTGGTTCTTCCTGCCGTTTATCCTGACGCCGGTTGTGTTGGTGCTGGTGACCTGGAGTGCCATGTCGCTGGGATTGGTTGCGCCGCCAGCCGGTATTGCGCTGCCTTTCACCACGCCGATTTTCTTCAGTGGCTATCTCGCTACCGGCGGGCATATTTCCGGCACCGTCATGCAGGCGATTAACCTCGGTATTTCGCTGGTGATCTACTATCCCTTCTTCCGGGCCTGGGATAAGCAGAAATGGCGGGAAGAGCAGGCAGCAGCAAGCGCGGCGGCGCAAAAGCGCGCTGCGGAAACAATTATGGCGGAGGGAAGCCAGGCGTAG
- the miaE gene encoding tRNA isopentenyl-2-thiomethyl-A-37 hydroxylase MiaE, with the protein MNYTDLLAPVHQFLHCRTPQLWIDEARKAEHLPLLLTDHMICELKAAQTATWLIRKYVADKPSGDAMLAWLQPYEAFIHREDRDSGFIEAHKNLSKRIIARNDIPWGDELLDKMVLLIKEELHHFYQVWEIMQARNIPYRKISASRYAKGLMREVTTHEPLTLVDKLICGAYIEARSCERFASLAPYLDEELARFYLSLLRSEARHYQDYLALAARIAPFDISARVRLIGETEARLIQEPDNELRFHSGVPAWRLTQ; encoded by the coding sequence ATGAACTACACCGATCTGCTTGCTCCCGTTCACCAGTTTCTGCACTGCCGCACGCCCCAACTCTGGATTGATGAGGCGCGTAAAGCGGAGCATCTTCCTTTGCTGCTCACCGATCATATGATCTGCGAATTAAAAGCGGCTCAAACGGCTACCTGGCTGATCCGTAAATATGTAGCGGATAAACCAAGCGGTGACGCCATGCTTGCCTGGCTCCAGCCCTACGAAGCCTTTATTCATCGCGAAGATCGTGACAGCGGCTTTATCGAGGCGCATAAAAATCTGTCGAAACGCATTATCGCCCGCAACGATATCCCGTGGGGCGATGAGCTGCTGGATAAAATGGTGCTGTTGATCAAAGAGGAACTGCACCATTTTTATCAGGTGTGGGAGATTATGCAGGCGCGCAACATTCCCTATCGGAAAATCAGCGCCAGCCGCTACGCCAAAGGCTTGATGCGTGAAGTCACCACCCATGAGCCGCTGACGCTGGTGGATAAGCTGATTTGCGGCGCTTATATTGAGGCGCGCTCCTGTGAGCGCTTTGCCAGCCTGGCACCTTATCTGGATGAGGAGCTGGCAAGATTTTATCTGTCGTTGCTGCGCTCCGAGGCGCGTCACTATCAGGATTATCTGGCGCTGGCGGCGCGTATCGCTCCCTTTGACATCAGCGCACGCGTGCGTCTTATTGGCGAAACGGAAGCGCGCCTGATTCAGGAGCCGGATAACGAACTGCGTTTCCACAGCGGCGTCCCCGCCTGGCGGCTAACCCAGTAA
- the rraB gene encoding ribonuclease E inhibitor RraB produces the protein MAYEELLEEQREETRAIIEELLEDGSDPDALYTIEHHLSCDSFDALEKAAVDAFKLGYEVTEPEELELEDGTTVMCVDILSELALNVDLIDAQVEQLVNLAGKHNVDYDGWGTYFEDPDGEDEEDEEGDYLDDDDDGVRH, from the coding sequence ATGGCATATGAAGAATTGCTGGAAGAGCAGCGCGAAGAAACCAGAGCGATTATTGAAGAGCTGCTGGAAGATGGAAGCGATCCCGATGCGCTCTATACCATTGAGCATCATCTCTCCTGCGACAGCTTCGACGCGCTGGAAAAAGCGGCGGTAGATGCCTTTAAGCTGGGTTATGAAGTGACCGAGCCCGAAGAGCTGGAGCTGGAGGATGGCACCACGGTAATGTGCGTGGATATCCTGAGCGAGCTGGCGCTCAATGTCGATCTGATTGACGCGCAGGTTGAGCAGCTGGTTAACCTGGCGGGCAAACATAACGTTGATTATGATGGCTGGGGCACCTACTTCGAAGATCCGGACGGTGAGGATGAAGAAGATGAAGAGGGCGATTACCTGGACGACGATGACGATGGCGTTCGCCACTGA
- a CDS encoding GNAT family N-acetyltransferase — protein MTIATDTSLRIRPIREADNPFVAQVIRHVSAEFGLTADKGYTVADPNLDRLFELYSEANSAYWVIELNGKIVGGGGIAPLQCSAPDICELQKMYFMPQLRGRGLAWRLALQAFEFARERGFKRCYLETTASLTQAIRLYEKLGFQHIDGPLGCTGHVDCEVTMLKTL, from the coding sequence ATGACTATCGCCACCGACACTTCGCTGCGCATTCGCCCCATCCGCGAGGCGGATAACCCCTTTGTTGCCCAGGTTATTCGTCACGTATCGGCAGAATTCGGCCTGACCGCCGATAAAGGCTATACCGTTGCCGATCCTAATCTTGATCGTCTGTTTGAGCTGTATAGCGAAGCGAACAGCGCCTATTGGGTGATTGAACTGAATGGCAAAATCGTTGGCGGCGGCGGCATCGCGCCTTTGCAGTGCAGCGCACCTGATATTTGTGAGCTGCAAAAGATGTATTTTATGCCGCAGCTGCGCGGACGCGGGCTGGCCTGGCGACTGGCGTTGCAGGCGTTTGAATTTGCCCGCGAGCGCGGCTTTAAGCGCTGTTATCTGGAAACCACCGCCAGCCTGACTCAGGCGATCCGGCTGTATGAGAAGCTGGGCTTTCAGCATATCGATGGCCCGCTGGGCTGCACCGGTCACGTTGATTGTGAAGTAACCATGTTAAAGACGCTGTAA
- the pyrB gene encoding aspartate carbamoyltransferase gives MNPLYHKHIISINDLSREELELVLHTAASLKANPQPELLKHKVVASCFFEASTRTRLSFETAIHRLGASVVGFSDSSNTSLGKKGETLADTISVVSTYVDAIVMRHPQEGAARLATEFSGNIPVLNAGDGANQHPTQTLLDLFTIQETQGRLSNLNVAMVGDLKYGRTVHSLTQALAKFEGNRFFFIAPEALAMPAYLTDMLDEQGIAWSRHDSIEEVIPQVDILYMTRVQKERLDPSEYANVKAQFVLRAATLQGARDNMKVLHPLPRVDEIATDVDKTPYAWYFQQAGNGIYARQALLALVLNSDPVL, from the coding sequence ATGAACCCGCTGTATCATAAGCATATTATTTCGATTAACGATCTCAGCCGCGAGGAGCTGGAGCTGGTGCTGCATACGGCGGCCAGCCTGAAGGCCAATCCGCAGCCGGAGCTGCTGAAGCATAAGGTGGTTGCCAGCTGCTTCTTCGAAGCCTCAACGCGTACTCGCCTCTCCTTTGAAACGGCGATTCATCGCCTGGGCGCGTCGGTAGTGGGCTTTTCCGACAGCAGCAATACCTCGCTGGGCAAAAAAGGCGAAACGCTGGCCGATACCATCTCAGTGGTCAGCACCTACGTTGACGCGATTGTCATGCGCCATCCGCAGGAAGGCGCGGCCCGTCTCGCTACCGAGTTTTCCGGAAATATTCCGGTACTGAATGCGGGCGACGGCGCGAACCAGCATCCAACCCAGACGCTGCTCGATCTGTTTACCATCCAGGAAACGCAGGGCCGCCTGAGCAATCTGAACGTGGCAATGGTAGGCGATTTGAAATATGGCCGTACCGTGCACTCGCTGACCCAGGCGCTGGCGAAGTTTGAAGGCAACCGCTTCTTCTTTATCGCACCTGAAGCACTGGCAATGCCCGCCTATCTTACCGATATGCTGGACGAACAGGGCATTGCGTGGAGCCGTCACGACAGCATTGAAGAGGTGATACCGCAGGTAGATATTTTATATATGACGCGCGTGCAGAAAGAGCGTCTCGATCCGTCTGAATACGCCAACGTCAAAGCGCAGTTCGTGTTGCGTGCCGCCACGCTGCAAGGCGCACGCGACAATATGAAGGTGCTGCATCCGCTGCCGCGCGTCGATGAAATCGCCACTGACGTAGATAAAACGCCCTACGCCTGGTATTTCCAGCAGGCGGGCAATGGCATTTATGCACGCCAGGCGCTTCTGGCGTTGGTACTGAACAGCGATCCGGTTCTGTAA
- the treC gene encoding alpha,alpha-phosphotrehalase, translated as MNKTPPWWQNGVIYEIYPKSFQDTTGSGTGDLAGVIQRLDYLKMLGVDAIWLTPFYISPQVDNGYDVANYTAIDPAYGTMSDFDHLVEQAHKRGLRVILDMVFNHSSTQHHWFHESLNPESPYRDYYIWRDGTPTEPPNNWKSKFGGSAWRWHPESNQYYMHLWAPEQADLNWENENVRAELKQIVNFWADRGIDGLRLDVVNLVSKHQDFPDDPDGDGLRLYTDGPRIHEYMREMSRDVFRPRELMTVGEMSSATLEHCQQYGSLEGDELSMVFSFDHVEVDFRNGQKWTLTPLDLVAQKKIFTHWQQGMCNRAWNALFWCNHDQPRVVSRWGDDGEYRVPSAKMLALVLHGMQGTPYIYQGEELGMTNPGFTRIIDYRDIESHNMYAELRTQGRDSENLLAILASKSRDNGRTPMQWDASENAGFTEGTPWIGMSRNYETINAEAAIADPDSIFYTYQKLIQLRKRYLILTWGDYLDLLPNHAYLWCYRRQYEGETLIVVANFSRDAQAWHPEEPFGEEWDVLMSNYPDAKPMPGEMMLRPWEAVWWYQKKNH; from the coding sequence ATGAATAAAACTCCACCATGGTGGCAGAACGGTGTCATTTATGAAATCTATCCCAAAAGTTTTCAGGATACGACCGGTAGTGGCACAGGCGACCTGGCCGGTGTGATTCAACGTCTGGACTACCTGAAAATGCTGGGTGTTGATGCGATCTGGCTGACGCCTTTTTATATTTCACCACAGGTTGATAACGGCTATGACGTAGCGAACTATACCGCCATCGATCCCGCTTACGGCACGATGAGCGATTTCGATCATCTGGTTGAACAGGCGCATAAGCGCGGGCTGCGCGTTATCCTCGATATGGTGTTTAACCACTCTTCTACGCAGCATCACTGGTTTCACGAATCGCTGAATCCGGAAAGCCCTTACCGCGATTATTATATCTGGCGGGACGGAACGCCCACCGAGCCACCGAATAACTGGAAATCCAAATTTGGCGGTTCCGCCTGGCGCTGGCATCCGGAGAGTAATCAGTACTATATGCACCTTTGGGCACCGGAGCAGGCGGATCTCAACTGGGAGAATGAAAACGTTCGCGCCGAGTTAAAGCAGATTGTTAACTTCTGGGCCGATCGTGGTATTGACGGGCTGCGTCTTGATGTGGTGAACCTGGTTTCCAAACATCAGGATTTCCCTGACGATCCCGACGGCGACGGCCTGCGCCTCTATACTGATGGCCCGCGCATCCATGAATATATGCGCGAAATGAGCCGCGACGTATTTCGTCCACGTGAGCTGATGACGGTAGGCGAGATGTCCTCCGCCACGCTGGAACATTGCCAGCAGTATGGCTCGCTGGAAGGTGACGAACTGTCGATGGTGTTCAGCTTCGACCATGTTGAGGTCGATTTCCGCAACGGCCAGAAATGGACGCTAACGCCGCTGGATCTGGTGGCGCAGAAGAAAATCTTTACCCACTGGCAGCAGGGGATGTGCAACCGCGCATGGAACGCCCTGTTCTGGTGTAACCACGATCAACCGCGTGTGGTGTCGCGCTGGGGCGATGATGGCGAATACCGCGTGCCGTCGGCGAAAATGCTGGCGCTGGTGCTGCACGGCATGCAGGGCACGCCCTATATCTATCAGGGCGAAGAGCTGGGAATGACTAACCCTGGCTTTACCCGCATCATCGATTATCGCGATATTGAAAGCCATAACATGTATGCCGAGCTGCGTACCCAGGGGCGTGATAGCGAAAACCTGCTGGCGATTCTGGCCAGCAAGTCACGCGATAACGGACGTACGCCGATGCAGTGGGACGCCAGCGAAAACGCCGGTTTTACCGAGGGCACGCCGTGGATCGGCATGAGCCGCAACTATGAAACCATCAACGCGGAAGCGGCTATCGCCGATCCCGACTCAATTTTCTATACCTACCAAAAGTTGATTCAGCTGCGTAAGCGCTATCTGATCCTGACCTGGGGCGACTATCTGGATCTGCTACCGAATCACGCTTATTTATGGTGTTACCGGCGTCAGTATGAAGGCGAAACGCTGATCGTGGTGGCTAACTTCAGTCGTGATGCGCAGGCCTGGCATCCTGAGGAGCCGTTCGGCGAGGAGTGGGACGTGTTAATGAGTAACTATCCCGATGCCAAACCCATGCCCGGCGAAATGATGCTGCGTCCCTGGGAAGCCGTATGGTGGTATCAGAAGAAAAATCATTAA
- the pyrI gene encoding aspartate carbamoyltransferase regulatory subunit, with product MMMQSKLQVEAIKRGTVIDHIPAQVGFKLLTLFRLTETDQRITIGLNLPSGELGRKDLIKIENTFLTEDQINQLAVYAPHATVNRIDDYQVVAKIVPTLPDRIERVLICPNSNCISRSEPVFSSFKVRKRDESVRLKCKYCEKEFAHQVVLANW from the coding sequence ATGATGATGCAAAGTAAATTACAGGTAGAAGCGATCAAACGCGGTACGGTAATCGACCATATTCCGGCGCAGGTAGGCTTTAAGCTTTTGACGCTGTTCCGCCTGACGGAAACCGATCAGCGCATCACTATCGGCCTTAACCTGCCATCCGGCGAGCTGGGGCGCAAGGATTTGATTAAGATTGAAAATACCTTCTTAACTGAAGATCAGATCAATCAGCTGGCGGTTTATGCGCCACACGCCACCGTTAACCGCATCGACGATTATCAGGTGGTTGCCAAGATCGTGCCGACGCTGCCGGATCGCATCGAACGCGTGCTGATCTGCCCCAACAGTAACTGCATCAGCCGCAGCGAACCGGTCTTTTCCAGCTTTAAGGTAAGGAAACGCGACGAGTCAGTGAGGCTTAAATGCAAATATTGCGAGAAAGAATTTGCGCACCAGGTCGTGTTGGCAAACTGGTAA
- the argF gene encoding ornithine carbamoyltransferase, which translates to MSQFYQRHFLRLLDFTPAEINALLALAAELKIAKKKGDEVQQLRGKNIALIFEKESTRTRCSFEVAAYDQGAHVTYLGPSGSQIGHKESIKDTARVLGRMYDGIQYRGHGQAVVETLAQYAGVPVWNGLTDEFHPTQLLADLLTMQEHLPQKSLRAMKLAYVGDARNNMGNSMMEAAALTGLDLRLVAPKSCWPEESLVAECQAVASQNGGRITLTEDIAEGVRQADFIYTDVWVSMGEAKARWQERITLLRDYQVNMAMLQLTGNPQVKFLHCLPALHDDQTTLGKQMAEQYDLHGGMEVTDEVFESEHSIVFDQAENRLHTIKAVMIATLVKPA; encoded by the coding sequence ATGAGCCAGTTTTATCAACGCCATTTCCTCAGGCTGCTCGATTTCACCCCGGCAGAAATCAATGCACTGCTGGCGCTCGCCGCTGAATTAAAAATCGCAAAAAAAAAGGGTGACGAAGTACAGCAGTTACGCGGTAAAAACATTGCGCTCATCTTCGAAAAAGAGTCGACACGTACCCGATGCTCTTTCGAAGTTGCCGCGTATGACCAGGGCGCACACGTTACTTATCTCGGCCCCAGCGGCAGCCAGATCGGCCATAAAGAGTCGATTAAAGATACCGCGCGCGTGCTGGGACGTATGTATGACGGCATTCAATATCGCGGTCACGGTCAGGCGGTGGTGGAAACGCTGGCACAGTACGCTGGCGTGCCGGTATGGAATGGCCTGACCGATGAGTTTCATCCTACGCAGCTGCTGGCCGATCTGCTGACGATGCAGGAACATCTGCCGCAGAAATCGCTGCGGGCGATGAAGCTGGCCTATGTCGGTGACGCGCGCAACAATATGGGCAACAGCATGATGGAAGCTGCCGCGCTAACCGGCCTCGATCTGCGGCTGGTCGCGCCGAAAAGCTGCTGGCCGGAAGAGAGCCTGGTAGCGGAGTGCCAGGCGGTTGCCAGCCAGAACGGCGGGCGCATTACCCTCACGGAAGATATTGCTGAAGGCGTACGCCAGGCCGATTTTATCTATACCGACGTTTGGGTTTCCATGGGCGAGGCGAAAGCGCGCTGGCAAGAACGCATCACGCTGCTGCGTGACTATCAGGTCAATATGGCGATGCTACAACTTACCGGCAATCCGCAGGTGAAGTTCCTGCACTGCCTGCCTGCGCTGCATGACGATCAAACCACGCTGGGCAAGCAGATGGCCGAGCAGTACGATCTGCACGGCGGGATGGAAGTAACCGATGAAGTCTTCGAATCCGAGCACAGCATTGTGTTCGATCAGGCAGAAAACCGCCTGCATACCATTAAGGCGGTAATGATTGCTACGCTGGTAAAACCGGCCTGA
- the ridA gene encoding 2-iminobutanoate/2-iminopropanoate deaminase, whose translation MSREISTENAPAAIGPYVQGVDLGSMIITSGQIPVNPKTGAVADDVAAQARQSLENVQAIVEAAGLKVSDIVKTTVFVKDLNDFATVNATYEAFFSEHSAPFPARSCVEVARLPKDVKIEIEAIAVRR comes from the coding sequence ATGTCACGCGAAATCAGCACGGAAAATGCCCCAGCCGCGATCGGCCCGTACGTTCAGGGTGTGGACCTTGGCAGCATGATCATTACCTCTGGTCAGATCCCGGTCAACCCGAAAACCGGCGCAGTTGCTGACGATGTTGCCGCTCAGGCACGCCAGTCGCTGGAAAACGTTCAGGCGATCGTCGAAGCGGCCGGTCTGAAAGTTAGCGACATCGTAAAAACAACGGTGTTCGTAAAAGATCTCAACGACTTTGCCACCGTTAACGCCACCTACGAAGCATTCTTCAGCGAGCATAGCGCGCCCTTCCCGGCTCGTTCCTGCGTAGAAGTGGCTCGCCTGCCGAAAGATGTAAAAATTGAAATTGAAGCGATTGCCGTACGTCGCTAA
- a CDS encoding 6-phospho-beta-glucosidase: protein MLKIAIIGGGSSYTPELMEGIIRHYQQLPVTELALMDVETGREKVEIIAALTRRMLKRNGLERVKVSVHFALDGAVQGAAFVLTQLRVGQLAARAADERLGLKYQMLGQETTGIGGFAKALRTIPVLLEVAKCVEALAPDAFIINFTNPAGMVTEAVSRYSKAKIIGLCNVPVTMHHMIADMLEAPHEQIKLRFAGLNHMVWVHQVMQQGKDVTSKVIDMLCAGHALSMNNIQEVPWPASFLRALRAIPCPYHRYFWQTRAMLTEEIEAAKTAGTRAEQVMKVEAELFQLYADPQLDRKPEQLNFRGGAFYSEVAVNLIRSIHTNSGEEMVVNCRNNGAIQGLPDDAVVETNCLIDAQGAHPLAFGRLPPAMNGLTQQVKDFERLTIEAAVHGDRDSALLALVTNPLIGDLSTAEALLAEVLENNKAWLPQF, encoded by the coding sequence TCAGCAGCTACCGGTCACCGAGCTGGCGCTGATGGATGTCGAAACGGGGCGTGAGAAAGTGGAGATCATCGCCGCGCTGACGCGGCGTATGCTGAAGCGCAACGGCCTGGAACGGGTAAAGGTCAGCGTGCACTTTGCCCTCGACGGCGCGGTGCAGGGCGCGGCCTTTGTGCTGACCCAGCTACGCGTTGGTCAGCTGGCGGCGCGGGCAGCTGATGAGCGTCTCGGCCTGAAATATCAGATGCTGGGACAGGAAACCACCGGCATCGGCGGCTTTGCCAAAGCGTTGCGCACCATTCCGGTGCTGCTGGAGGTGGCGAAATGCGTGGAGGCACTGGCACCCGACGCCTTTATCATCAACTTCACTAACCCCGCCGGGATGGTAACCGAGGCGGTGTCACGCTACAGCAAGGCGAAAATTATTGGCCTGTGCAACGTGCCGGTTACGATGCATCACATGATTGCCGATATGCTGGAAGCGCCGCATGAGCAGATTAAGCTGCGTTTTGCCGGACTGAATCATATGGTCTGGGTGCATCAGGTGATGCAGCAGGGCAAGGATGTCACCAGCAAGGTTATCGATATGCTCTGTGCCGGACATGCGCTGTCGATGAACAATATCCAGGAAGTGCCCTGGCCCGCCAGCTTCCTGCGCGCCCTGCGGGCGATTCCCTGTCCCTATCATCGCTACTTCTGGCAAACGCGCGCCATGCTGACGGAAGAGATTGAGGCGGCAAAAACGGCGGGCACCCGAGCCGAGCAGGTGATGAAAGTTGAGGCAGAGCTGTTCCAGCTTTACGCCGATCCGCAACTCGATCGTAAACCGGAGCAGCTTAATTTTCGCGGCGGGGCGTTTTACTCCGAAGTGGCGGTCAATCTGATTCGCAGCATTCATACCAACAGCGGAGAGGAGATGGTGGTCAACTGCCGTAACAACGGCGCGATTCAGGGGCTGCCTGATGATGCGGTGGTGGAAACCAACTGCCTGATTGATGCGCAGGGCGCGCATCCACTGGCCTTTGGGCGTCTGCCGCCCGCCATGAATGGCCTGACACAGCAGGTAAAAGATTTTGAACGCCTGACGATTGAGGCGGCGGTGCATGGCGATCGGGACAGCGCATTGCTGGCGCTGGTCACTAACCCGTTAATCGGCGACCTGAGCACCGCAGAAGCGCTGCTGGCGGAAGTACTGGAAAACAATAAGGCCTGGCTGCCGCAGTTTTAG